A stretch of the Panicum virgatum strain AP13 chromosome 9N, P.virgatum_v5, whole genome shotgun sequence genome encodes the following:
- the LOC120689570 gene encoding uncharacterized acetyltransferase At3g50280-like has protein sequence MQSPSPVRVVSRRAVKPPPRPRERIPLTTWDLSLLSADYIQKGLLFAPPPFSTAHLVDHLQAALGDALAAYYPVAGRLATDQHRDDAGRVVGCSVSVDCAGQDVEILEAVAAGVAIADVLPPDADVPRLVRSFFPLDDAINFDGHERPLFVVQVTELADGIFVGFVYNHALSDGTAFWDFISAWAEAARARLGAPRALLPRAAPLFERWSADGGAAAPVVLPYADLSGLIARPTLPPPPQRERMLHFSAESLAALKERARQELLAAGDAAGAAAVTRFQALSSLLWRCFVRSRRTAPDQEVVFRASANNRARLRPPLPTEYFGNAIGAVSTEAVRASELLARGHGWAAAAVGRAVAAHGDAGIRARAAAWEAEPGLSAFRLFDPNGMFVSSSPRFDMYGCDFGWGKALAARSGKANKYDGKVSLFPGREGGGGIDAEVVLAPEHMAALELDEEFWAAVSPDVWPARKD, from the coding sequence ATGcagtcgccgtcgccggtgcgGGTGGTGTCGAGGCGCGCCGTgaagccgccgccccggccgcgcgAGCGCATCCCGCTCACCACCTGGGACCTCTCCTTGCTCTCCGCCGACTACATCCAGAAGGGCCTGctcttcgcgccgccgcccttctccaccgcacacCTCGTCgaccacctccaggccgccctgggcgacgcgctcgccgcctactaccccgtcgccggccgcctcgcCACTGACCAGCACCGCGATGACGCGGGCCGCGTCGTCGGCTGCTCCGTCTCCGTCGACTGCGCCGGCCAGGACGTCGAGATTCTCGAGGCTGTCGCGGCCGGTGTCGCGATCGCCGACGTCCTACCTCCCGACGCCGACGTCCCGCGCCTCGTCCGGTCCTTCTTCCCGCTCGACGACGCCATCAACTTCGACGGCCACGAGCGCCCGCTCTTCGTCGTCCAGGTCACCGAGCTCGCCGACGGTATCTTCGTCGGGTTCGTGTACAACCACGCGCTCTCCGACGGCACGGCCTTCTGGGACTTCATCAGCGCGTGGGCGGAGGCCGCGCGCGCCAGGCTGGGTGCCCCCCGCGCGCTActgccgcgcgcggcgccgctGTTCGAGcgctggtcggccgacggcggcgcggcggctccggtCGTGCTCCCTTACGCCGACCTGTCCGGGCTGATCGCGAGGCCgactctgccgccgccgccgcagcgcgagCGGATGTTGCACTTCTCGGCGGAGTCCCTGGCGGCGCTCAAGGAGCGTGCGCGGCAGGAGCTCCTGGCAGCCGGGGACGCGGCCGGGGCGGCCGCGGTGACGAGGTTCCAGGCGCTGAGCTCGCTGCTGTGGAGGTGCTTCGTCCGCTCGCGGCGCACGGCGCCGGACCAGGAGGTGGTGTTCCGCGCGTCCGCCAACAACCGCGcgcggctccggccgccgctgccgacggaGTACTTCGGGAACGCCATCGGCGCCGTGTCGACGGAGGCGGTGCGCGCGTCGGAGCTGCTGGCGCGCGGGCacgggtgggcggcggcggccgtggggcgCGCGGTCGCGGCGCACGGGGACGCGGGTAtccgggcgcgcgcggcggcgtgggaggcGGAGCCTGGGCTGTCGGCGTTCAGGCTGTTCGACCCGAACGGCATGTTCGTCAGCAGTTCGCCCCGGTTCGACATGTACGGGTGCGACTTCGGGTGGGGGAAGGCgctggcggcgaggagcggcaaGGCCAACAAGTACGACGGGAAGGTGTCTCTGTTCCCGGGGCgggagggcggtggcggcatCGACGCGGAGGTGGTGCTGGCGCCGGAGCATatggcggcgctggagctggACGAGGAGTTCTGGGCTGCCGTGTCGCCGGACGTATGGCCGGCGAGGAAAGATTGA